A single window of Rhodamnia argentea isolate NSW1041297 chromosome 5, ASM2092103v1, whole genome shotgun sequence DNA harbors:
- the LOC115731019 gene encoding probable disease resistance protein At4g27220 translates to MSIDAAIAIVWDVLKMGFAPIKRGFGYVMSSQSYANNLQQEVRNLEYEAQRVRSAEGVARANLQNIHEWVPNFLASAEEASTEARDLLDIFEGASKTCCRGTIPDPNCRYQFSRKAKSKTDDIQKLILENKDKEISFGDPAPDNISFSGPARREGNDATASVLSASMSVKLGDPGVFESRASMIRNIMDALAGNSMSVFGVHGMGGVGKSTLLEDAEKRIRAQNSFDWVARADVSENPDIKRIQGEIAHWLRLTDLEKQDNVSLRATLLRERLEKDEREKKKVLIILDNLWEKLDLKLVGIPCGHNNKAIGCKLLLTSRYERVLRREMRCDSAFRLGVVEEEEAERLFETMVGGKVEIELEPLVKEALGICAGLPFLIVAISKLFIGTTYPACKCALTQIWSKDTGETGELINKTLQISYDRIKSEEAKSLLQLIAVYGVSKPSLENLLRYGFGLGLFEEESSMEDARNMLSLLIEDLQDSSLLLHSEEGDGFKIHDLVREFVALIISKDRPLLVLKNESLAKLSQDKLQSCRAICFPYVDMKKLPEELVCPELRIFLVFANYRSLEIPNSYFNFMRKLEVLNLTGIRLNCLPSPFQFLKKLHALCLDGCSIDNVASLGELKGLQILSLQNSNIQQLPKEIGQLVELRLLDLNGCSQLRKIEPGVLGSLIKLEELYMENSFDQWNAVEQTPPTNASLSELNDMKNLHTLHVSIPNPSVLPGDLNVKNLTKYEIKIGHLRPFLSSYELLRTLELQWGLSYKRSSTLVLVLGPTSDVLQKGYIRSILGKADRLFLVGMHGNDQSICALSQVGFPKLKYLQVMNSPSVRYILQSPSHTDFKTLESLLLKNLINLEKICCSRTLYSKSFSTLKVVRVEDCNKMEVLFPRSVMRELPQLEELQAVNCKLMRGIVEADDDRGKFELPKLRVLELRALPNAKNFITAGSSPSSSTSDDQVGTQIAFFNGQQVAFPSLETLEVYGLDNLGFMFSPSMVKSLAQLRKLKIRDCKKMEAIITEEEGLGVEILETLSFPMLTDLSLTRLESLTCFSREKCSEEGRSRDCAQSRSSVLFNREVSFPFLDSLRIEELPNLKEIWSDESPLESSNLRSLKVVQCESLSKVISSRSLAKLHKLETLSINDCSLVQEIFNLEGPSANGDVETLSELTTLELNKLGSLRRIWNENPSGIVSFHKLKEFKLDGYDNLEFIFFPSMVKSLPQLKALTVSNCKKMETIIAEEEGLGMEISKTLAFSMLTNLRLDRLKSLKCFSRRKCKIDFFFLSLKIFV, encoded by the exons atgtcGATCGATGCTGCCATTGCTATTGTATGGGATGTCTTGAAGATGGGGTTTGCTCCCATCAAGCGTGGATTCGGATACGTCATGTCCTCCCAGAGCTACGCCAACAATCTTCAGCAGGAGGTCCGGAATCTGGAGTACGAAGCTCAGAGGGTCCGCAGTGCCGAGGGAGTGGCCAGAGCCAATCTTCAGAATATCCACGAATGGGTCCCAAATTTTCTGGCAAGTGCTGAGGAGGCCTCGACGGAGGCGAGAGACCTGTTGGACATATTCGAAGGGGCGAGCAAGACTTGCTGCCGCGGGACTATTCCCGACCCCAATTGTCGCTATCAATTCAGCAGGAAGGCCAAGAGCAAGACTGATGACATTCAGAAGCTCATTCTAGAAAACAAAGACAAGGAGATCTCCTTCGGCGATCCTGCTCCGGATAAC ATCTCCTTCAGCGGTCCTGCCAGGAGAGAAGGCAATGATGCGACGGCCTCCGTTTTATCTGCCTCGATGTCCGTTAAGCTTGGGGACCCTGGCGTCTTCGAATCCAGAGCTTCGATGATACGGAACATCATGGACGCTCTTGCTGGTAACAGCATGAGCGTGTTCGGGGTTCACGGGATGGGCGGGGtcggcaagtccacccttttggaGGATGCTGAGAAGAGAATAAGGGCACAAAATTCGTTCGATTGGGTCGCTAGGGCCGACGTGTCGGAAAATCCAGACATCAAgaggattcaaggagagattgcGCACTGGTTGCGCCTTACTGACTTAGAGAAGCAAGACAATGTCAGCTTGCGAGCGACCCTTCTGCGCGAGAGGTTGGAAAAGGAtgagagggagaaaaagaaggtgctcataatactggacaacctCTGGGAGAAGCTGGACTTGAAATTAGTcggcattccttgcggacaTAACAACAAAGCCATAGGATGCAAGTTGTTGTTGACGTCAAGATATGAACGTGTTTTGCGAAGGGAAATGCGCTGTGACAGTGCCTTCCGCCTTGGtgtggtggaggaggaagaggcagAAAGATTGTTTGAGACGATGGTGGGAGGCAAAGTTGAAATTGAGTTGGAACCCTTGGTGAAGGAAGCACTCGGCATCTGTGCAGGCTTGCCTTTCCTAATTGTTGCAATATCAAAGCTTTTTATAGGCACTACTTACCCTGCATGTAAGTGTGCTTTGACACAAATCTGGAGCAAAGATACCGGTGAGACAGGTGAGTTGATAAACAAGACTCTGCAAATTAGTTATGATCGTATAAAATCAGAGGAGGCGAAGTCATTGTTACAACTCATTGCTGTTTATGGTGTCTCTAAGCCCTCTCTTGAAAATTTGTTGAGATATGGCTTTGGTTTGGGGttatttgaagaagaaagtagCATGGAAGATGCTAGAAATATGTTGAGCTTACTGATCGAAGATCTTCAAGACTCCTCCCTATTGTTACACAGCGAAGAAGGTGATGGTTTCAAGATACATGACTTGGTCCGTGAGTTTGTTGCCTTGATCATTTCAAAAGATCGCCCTCTTCTTGTGCTGAAAAACGAGTCTCTTGCAAAGTTGTCCCAGGACAAGCTCCAAAGTTGCAGGGCGATATGCTTTCCCTATGTTGACATGAAAAAGCTTCCCGAAGAATTAGTTTGTCCGGAATTGCGCATCTTTTTGGTGTTCGCAAACTATAGATCTCTTGAAATCCCAAATTCATATTTCAACTTTATGAGAAAACTTGAGGTCTTAAATCTCACTGGGATACGTCTCAATTGTCTGCCTTCGCCGTTTCAATTCTTGAAGAAGTTACATGCTCTCTGTCTTGACGGTTGTTCGATAGATAATGTGGCAAGTCTTGGTGAGCTAAAAGGCCTCCAAATTCTCAGCCTTCAAAACTCCAATATTCAGCAATTGCCGAAGGAAATTGGGCAACTGGTAGAGCTCAGATTGTTAGACTTAAATGGTTGTTCACAACTTCGAAAAATTGAACCGGGTGTGCTTGGAagcttgatcaaattggaggagttgtaCATGGAGAATAgctttgatcaatggaatgCCGTGGAGCAAACTCCACCAACTAATGCGAGTCTAAGTGAGTTGAATGACATGAAGAATCTCCACACTCTCCATGTGTCCATTCCCAATCCGAGTGTGCTCCCAGGGGACCTAAATGTTAAGAACTTGACCAAGTACGAAATTAAAATAGGTCACTTGAGGCCTTTCTTGTCAAGTTACGAACTATTAAGGACGTTGGAGCTCCAATGGGGGTTAAGTTACAAACGATCAAGCACATTGGTGCTCGTATTGGGTCCAACAAGCGATGTTCTTCAGAAAGGATACATACGAAGTATCTTGGGCAAAGCTGACAGGCTGTTTTTGGTAGGAATGCACGGAAATGACCAAAGTATTTGCGCGTTATCCCAAGTAGGTTTTCCAAAATTAAAGTATCTACAGGTCATGAACAGTCCCTCCGTCCGTTACATCCTCCAATCGCCATCCCATACAGATTTTAAGACGTTGGAGTCATTGCTTCTCAAGAATCTCATCAATTTGGAGAAGATATGCTGCAGCCGTACCTTGTACTCCAAGTCCTTCAGCACATTAAAAGTAGTACGAGTTGAAGATTGCAACAAGATGGAAGTTCTATTTCCTCGTTCAGTGAtgagagaacttccacagcTAGAAGAGCTCCAAGCCGTCAATTGCAAGTTAATGAGGGGGATTGTAGAGGCTGATGATGATCGTGGCAAATTTGAGTTGCCTAAGTTGCGTGTATTGGAATTGCGTGCCTTGCCAAATGCCAAGAATTTTATCACCGCTGGGTCGTCTCCCTCGAGTAGTACATCAGACGAccaagttggcactcaaattgctttcttcaatggacaacag gttgcctttccaagtttggagaCATTAGAAGTCTATGGCTTGGACAATCTCGGGTTTATGTTTTCcccatccatggttaaatctcTTGCACAACTGAGAAAACTAAAGATACGcgattgcaagaagatggaggcgatcattacggaggaagaaggattggGAGTAGAAATATTAGAAACTCTGTCATTTCCAATGTTAACCGATTTATCCTTGACAAGGTTGGAAAGTCTTACGTGCTTCTCTCGCGAAAAAT GTTCAGAAGAAGGTCGGAGTCGGGATTGTGCCCAATCACGCTCCAGTGTGCTTTTCAATCGAGAG GTTTCATTTCCATTCTTGGACTCATTGAGAATAGAAGAACTTCCCAATTTAAAAGAGATATGGAGCGATGAATCTCCACTAGAGTCAAGCAATCTCCGATCTCTCAAAGTGGTGCAGTGCGAATCTCTCTCAAAGGTTATCAGCTCCAGATCGTTGGCAAAGCTACACAAGCTGGAAACTTTAAGTATCaatgattgcagtttggtgcAAGAAATTTTTAACCTTGAAGGACCAAGCGCCAATGGAGATGTTGAGACTTTGTCAGAGTTAACCACCTTGGAATTAAATAAGTTGGGGAGCTTGAGGCGCATATGGAACGAGAATCCTAGTGGAATAGTGAGTTTCCATAAATTAAAGGAGTTTAAGTTGGATGGCTATGACAACCtcgagtttatattttttccatCCATGGTGAAATCTCTCCCACAACTGAAAGCTCTAACAGTATcaaattgcaagaagatggagacaATCATCGCGGAGGAAGAAGGGCTGGGAATGGAAATATCAAAAACTTTGGCATTCTCAATGTTAACCAATTTACGCTTAGATCGTTTGAAAAGTTTGAAGTGCTTCTCTCGCagaaagtgtaagattgattttttctttttatcactaAAGATTTTCGTGTAG